One Triticum dicoccoides isolate Atlit2015 ecotype Zavitan chromosome 4B, WEW_v2.0, whole genome shotgun sequence genomic window carries:
- the LOC119290748 gene encoding pentatricopeptide repeat-containing protein At2g37310-like has protein sequence MRLPAWLTAVPPDPRVYGDLIQRCADAGHLATGRQLHARLATLSVIPSNFLASKLISLYSRTGRLHDARRVFDAIPQPNLFAWNAILIALSLHSPQPSAALRLFAASGVSPDEITVSALLKSLAASGPGLSPLVTGELHALAFLRGFGADLFVSNGLITAYANAGDMRSARAVFDQMPRKDVVSWNSLISAYTRGGWYTECLELFHELVQACAGGGVRPNSVTVTSVLHACAQLKAVDFGVYVLRIAKESGLDMDTAAWNSVVGFYAKCGRLHYARQLLERMPKKDAVSYSAMITGYMNNGHVDEAMDLFRQADAKGISTWNALISGLIQNGRQSDVLELLHEMMGAGILPNTATLSIIMPSAPLFSTLLGAKQAHGYVIRNDYDQSNNVVSALIDAYSKAGFLYMARKVFELHENRSTIAWTSIISAVAAHGDVTEALDLFNQMVSTGTRPDTVTFTVVLTACAHAGKVTEAREFFHSMQAMFGISPVMEQYACMVSVLSHAGMLKDALDLVNKMPFEPNAKVWGTLLNGAAAVGDVELGRFVFDRLFIIEPKNTGNYIVMANLYSNAGKWEEAETIRSMLWGVGLEKVPGCSWN, from the coding sequence ATGAGGCTACCGGCGTGGCTCACCGCCGTGCCGCCGGACCCCCGCGTGTACGGTGACCTCATCCAGCGCTGCGCGGACGCCGGCCACCTCGCCACCGGCAGGCAGCTCCACGCCCGCCTCGCCACCCTCTCCGTGATCCCCTCCAACTTCCTTGCCTCCAAGCTCATCTCACTCTACTCCAGAACCGGACGCCTGCACGACGCCCGCAGGGTGTTCGACGCCATCCCGCAGCCCAACCTCTTCGCCTGGAACGCCATCCTCATCGCGCTCTCCCTCCACTCGCCCCAACCCTCcgcggctcttcgcctcttcgcggCCTCCGGCGTGTCCCCCGACGAGATCACCGTCTCCGCGCTCCTCAAGTCCCTCGCCGCGTCCGGGCCGGGCCTGTCCCCTCTCGTCACCGGGGAGCTCCACGCCCTCGCGTTCCTGCGCGGGTTTGGCGCGGACCTCTTCGTGTCCAATGGGCTCATCACCGCCTACGCGAACGCTGGGGACATGCGCTCCGCTCGCGCGGTGTTCGACCAAATGCCACGCAAGGACGTCGTGTCCTGGAACTCTCTTATATCAGCGTACACCCGTGGAGGATGGTACACAGAGTGCTTGGAGTTATTCCATGAGTTGGTGCAGGCTTGCGCTGGCGGTGGCGTTCGGCCAAACAGCGTCACGGTAACAAGTGTGCTGCATGCTTGTGCCCAGCTCAAGGCTGTTGATTTCGGGGTCTATGTCCTCCGGATTGCTAAGGAGAGTGGGCTTGATATGGACACTGCAGCATGGAACTCAGTCGTAGGGTTTTACGCCAAATGTGGGCGGTTGCACTATGCACGACAGTTGCTTGAAAGGATGCCTAAGAAAGATGCGGTCAGTTACAGCGCCATGATTACTGGTTACATGAACAATGGGCATGTCGATGAGGCAATGGATCTTTTCCGTCAAGCAGATGCTAAAGGCATCAGCACATGGAATGCGTTGATTTCTGGATTGATACAAAATGGACGCCAGTCTGACGTTCTTGAATTGCTTCATGAGATGATGGGTGCTGGGATACTGCCCAATACAGCTACTCTTTCAATCATCATGCCCTCAGCACCGTTGTTCTCAACCCTACTGGGAGCAAAGCAAGCTCATGGTTATGTGATAAGAAATGATTATGATCAGAGCAACAATGTTGTCAGTGCATTGATCGATGCTTACTCAAAGGCTGGATTTCTTTATATGGCCAGGAAGGTGTTTGAATTGCATGAGAATAGAAGCACGATTGCCTGGACATCGATCATTTCGGCTGTCGCAGCTCATGGAGATGTTACGGAGGCACTGGACCTGTTTAATCAGATGGTCAGTACTGGCACTAGGCCTGATACTGTAACTTTCACTGTTGTGCTTACTGCATGTGCTCATGCGGGCAAGGTAACTGAAGCTCGTGAATTTTTTCACTCCATGCAAGCTATGTTTGGTATCAGTCCTGTGATGGAGCAGTATGCTTGCATGGTTTCTGTACTCAGCCATGCTGGTATGCTTAAGGATGCGCTTGACCTTGTAAACAAGATGCCTTTTGAGCCAAATGCAAAGGTCTGGGGTACACTGCTTAATGGAGCAGCCGCAGTtggtgatgttgagcttggtcggttTGTGTTTGATCGACTGTTCATAATAGAGCCTAAGAACACAGGTAACTACATTGTGATGGCTAATCTGTACTCAAATGCTGGCAAATGGGAAGAAGCTGAAACCATAAGGAGCATGCTGTGGGGAGTTGGATTGGAGAAAGTTCCTGGGTGTAGTTGGAATTGA